From a region of the Paenibacillus lutimineralis genome:
- a CDS encoding NAD kinase gives MRYYVLDRGDQLSRDLSKSFHKLAGEHGLILDAESPDIVVSIGGDGTMLHAFHSFINRVSSIAFVGVHTGHLGFYADWKADEIPELIQLMSGQKDRRQLNPRIVHYPLLEVEVVKKSGTSSFICLNEFTLKSVDGGTIVAQVDINDQMFEMFRGDGICVSTPSGSTAYNKSIGGAMVHPSIEAMQISEIASINNRVFRTMGSALVLPKHHHCDIYSRKEQNLMLTIDHINTPVDDLISVRCQVAKQKISFVRYRPFPFWNRVRNAFLG, from the coding sequence TTGAGATATTACGTTCTGGACCGCGGAGATCAACTATCCAGAGATCTTAGCAAGTCCTTTCACAAGCTGGCGGGGGAGCATGGACTGATACTGGATGCCGAATCCCCTGATATTGTTGTGTCTATTGGCGGGGACGGCACGATGCTCCATGCATTCCACTCCTTCATTAACCGCGTATCTTCTATCGCCTTTGTTGGAGTACATACTGGCCATCTCGGCTTCTATGCCGACTGGAAAGCGGATGAAATCCCCGAACTCATCCAACTCATGAGCGGACAGAAAGATCGCCGGCAGCTGAATCCCAGAATCGTCCATTATCCTCTACTCGAAGTGGAAGTGGTCAAGAAATCCGGTACCTCCTCGTTCATCTGCCTCAATGAATTTACTCTCAAAAGTGTGGATGGCGGTACAATCGTAGCCCAGGTTGACATTAACGACCAGATGTTCGAAATGTTCAGAGGGGACGGTATTTGCGTATCTACTCCTTCAGGAAGTACGGCGTACAACAAGAGCATTGGGGGCGCCATGGTCCACCCTTCGATAGAAGCTATGCAGATTTCTGAGATTGCTTCGATCAACAACCGTGTATTCCGTACGATGGGCTCAGCTCTGGTGCTGCCTAAGCATCACCATTGTGATATATACTCACGCAAAGAACAAAATTTGATGCTTACTATTGATCATATCAATACGCCTGTGGATGACCTTATCTCGGTTCGCTGTCAGGTTGCCAAGCAGAAGATCAGTTTTGTACGCTATCGTCCTTTTCCATTCTGGAATCGGGTACGCAATGCCTTTCTAGGTTAA
- a CDS encoding S41 family peptidase: MKLNKLGRRLLVPLLALMLTLPQAASAAAESTEQTKDSELEILQEVLDYLDAFNIEGTQRQEFIDNAIRGMVYTLDDPYSDYLTPEDMEQFAGSINQEYVGIGITLRYAKDKLYITGVLDGSPAKNTGLKQGDIITKINGVPVADMEDIDLSGQAGTVIRITIKRGSDSLTFPVKRTEFSLTSVTGKLIPSSKIGYISIASFSEDADKEFAKILASLRNQGMKSMVLDLRDNLGGYVESAQNIASQFMKNGTLMYTADQSGKLQKVSITNGKDIGMPVTILTNEWTASASEILTGALHDNGIAKVVGAQTYGKARIQNVFQLSNGGYLKMTIERYLTPNKEDFNYIGLKPDIEITGSPVAQLVTALYKAGLKHVELSGSAYSLKVNGVELGGYIDTVQNGSKVYVPAKVVAALVQGNTTWNKAAQKLVITDKNGKKTGFTLASKSIKIIDGESYVELHDFGQKFPDLKWSYQQGIIHLSY, from the coding sequence ATGAAGTTGAACAAGTTAGGTAGGAGATTACTCGTTCCGCTACTGGCCCTGATGCTCACCCTCCCGCAGGCTGCAAGCGCCGCTGCCGAAAGTACGGAACAGACCAAGGATTCAGAGCTTGAGATTCTGCAAGAGGTACTCGATTATCTAGATGCTTTCAATATCGAGGGGACACAAAGACAGGAATTTATCGATAATGCAATACGCGGCATGGTCTATACCCTCGATGATCCGTACAGTGACTATTTAACCCCTGAAGATATGGAGCAATTTGCCGGCAGCATCAACCAGGAATATGTCGGCATCGGCATCACGCTTAGATATGCTAAGGACAAATTGTATATTACAGGCGTACTAGACGGTTCTCCAGCTAAGAATACAGGACTCAAACAAGGAGATATCATCACCAAAATTAACGGCGTTCCCGTTGCTGATATGGAAGACATCGACCTGAGCGGACAAGCAGGTACCGTCATCCGCATTACAATCAAGCGCGGTTCTGACAGTCTTACTTTTCCCGTCAAGCGTACTGAATTTTCACTCACATCAGTAACAGGAAAGCTCATTCCGTCCAGCAAGATCGGATATATCTCCATCGCTTCATTCTCGGAAGACGCGGATAAGGAATTCGCCAAGATATTAGCTTCACTGCGTAACCAAGGCATGAAATCGATGGTACTAGACTTACGTGATAATCTAGGCGGCTATGTGGAATCTGCACAAAATATCGCCAGCCAATTCATGAAAAACGGTACACTTATGTACACAGCAGACCAGAGCGGCAAGCTGCAGAAGGTAAGCATCACGAACGGCAAAGATATTGGAATGCCAGTCACAATTCTGACTAATGAATGGACAGCCAGCGCCTCTGAGATTCTTACTGGTGCGCTGCATGATAATGGAATCGCCAAGGTCGTTGGTGCCCAGACCTATGGAAAGGCTCGGATTCAGAACGTCTTCCAATTATCCAACGGTGGATACCTCAAAATGACAATCGAGCGTTATTTAACACCAAATAAAGAAGACTTCAATTATATCGGCCTGAAGCCCGACATCGAAATTACAGGCAGTCCTGTCGCCCAGCTCGTTACCGCTCTGTACAAAGCTGGCCTGAAACACGTGGAACTAAGCGGCAGCGCCTATTCGTTGAAGGTGAATGGCGTCGAGCTGGGCGGTTATATTGACACAGTTCAAAACGGCAGCAAAGTCTATGTACCGGCCAAAGTTGTCGCGGCTCTCGTACAAGGCAACACCACTTGGAACAAAGCGGCTCAGAAGCTGGTTATTACCGATAAAAATGGCAAGAAGACTGGCTTCACTTTAGCATCCAAAAGTATAAAAATAATCGACGGTGAGTCTTATGTGGAACTGCATGATTTCGGGCAGAAGTTTCCTGATTTGAAATGGAGCTATCAGCAAGGCATTATCCATTTATCTTATTAA
- a CDS encoding YutD family protein: MIHIGGRTYELIYNHKNAWDQEAFKQRYSEVLDRYDYIIGDWGYEKLRLKGFLRDNHPKVTRDTAYSSITEYINEYCNFGCAYFVLQKMKDTPKEPSNKTVQEEEKTAAE; this comes from the coding sequence ATGATCCACATTGGCGGCAGAACATATGAACTGATATACAATCATAAGAATGCTTGGGATCAGGAAGCATTCAAGCAAAGATACAGCGAAGTGTTGGATCGTTATGACTACATTATCGGCGATTGGGGATATGAGAAGCTGCGTCTGAAGGGCTTCCTGCGTGACAATCATCCGAAGGTAACACGCGATACAGCATATTCCAGCATTACTGAGTATATTAACGAGTACTGCAATTTTGGATGTGCCTACTTTGTTCTGCAGAAGATGAAAGATACTCCAAAAGAACCTTCCAACAAAACAGTCCAAGAAGAAGAGAAAACGGCTGCCGAGTAA
- the lipA gene encoding lipoyl synthase, translated as MSKLANEPKPDWIRIKLTTGDNYQDIKTMMRSKTLHTVCEEARCPNIYECWANRTATFMILGDICTRACRFCAVNTGMPTELDLQEPERVAEAAENMNLRHCVVTSVARDDLKDGGASIFAGTVAAIRKRLPLCSVEVLIPDFMGDADSLRIVMDAKPDILNHNIETVERMSDRVRAKAKYRRSLELLQRAKQMQPDIPTKSSIMLGVGEEWDEILQAMDDLRAVDCDILTIGQYLQPSPKHLRVEKYYTPEQFAELKEEGMKRGFSHVESGPLVRSSYHAHEQVKSAKSHKDGATALS; from the coding sequence TTGTCGAAGCTCGCAAATGAACCGAAACCGGACTGGATTAGAATTAAACTGACGACCGGCGATAACTATCAAGATATCAAGACAATGATGCGTTCCAAAACTTTACATACTGTTTGTGAAGAGGCTCGTTGTCCGAATATATATGAATGCTGGGCGAATCGTACAGCAACTTTCATGATTCTGGGCGATATATGTACACGCGCTTGCCGCTTCTGCGCTGTAAACACGGGAATGCCTACTGAACTGGATCTGCAAGAGCCGGAACGTGTTGCTGAAGCTGCTGAAAATATGAATCTGCGCCATTGCGTTGTTACCAGCGTAGCAAGAGACGATCTGAAGGATGGGGGCGCTTCGATCTTTGCAGGAACAGTCGCCGCTATTCGCAAGCGTCTGCCTCTCTGCTCTGTTGAAGTATTGATTCCCGACTTTATGGGGGATGCGGATTCCCTGCGTATCGTAATGGATGCGAAGCCTGATATTCTGAATCATAATATCGAGACGGTAGAACGTATGTCCGATCGTGTTCGGGCTAAGGCGAAATATCGTCGCTCCCTGGAACTGCTGCAAAGAGCGAAGCAAATGCAGCCTGACATCCCTACGAAGTCCAGTATTATGCTTGGCGTGGGCGAGGAATGGGACGAAATTCTGCAGGCGATGGACGATTTGCGGGCGGTAGATTGCGATATCCTGACGATTGGTCAGTATTTACAGCCGTCACCGAAGCATCTCCGTGTTGAGAAGTACTATACACCTGAGCAATTCGCAGAGCTGAAGGAAGAGGGAATGAAGCGCGGCTTCAGCCACGTTGAATCAGGTCCGCTCGTTCGCAGCTCTTATCATGCCCATGAGCAGGTTAAATCGGCCAAGAGCCACAAAGATGGCGCGACTGCGTTGTCTTAA
- a CDS encoding M23 family metallopeptidase, translating to MKKTLTSLYSKTIGCLIAASLVTVPWPFSGSSVTTAHAATPEKPGTAQTSLSVYELRRDLYEEIGIQTQIPWYWLAAIDQYERTITPRSRKKVKQEDQTDRLTSIRFKEGIWSGPINPDLADKNLTTIALFGGIGKDASADGVADPTDDHDAMFTMASYLISIGYEEEDFQIALWRYYQNDSAVKRIRQFAKIYKAFGPINPTASAFPLPIKSIYTYRDTWGDRRGWGGLRIHEGTDLFASYGVPVRSVCYGIIETKGWNPYGGWRIGIRDLNNRYHYYAHLQGYEKKIEIGDMVTPGQVIGWVGSSGYGPPGTQGRFPPHLHYGIYRDTGTTEWAFNPYPLLKQWEKAERSRSK from the coding sequence TTGAAGAAAACCTTAACATCCCTATACAGCAAGACGATAGGCTGTCTTATCGCCGCTTCATTGGTGACGGTACCTTGGCCTTTTAGTGGATCCTCAGTCACTACGGCCCATGCCGCTACTCCGGAGAAGCCAGGAACCGCCCAAACCAGCCTGAGCGTCTATGAGCTAAGACGGGACCTATACGAGGAAATTGGCATTCAGACGCAAATTCCGTGGTACTGGCTTGCTGCTATCGATCAATATGAACGGACCATAACCCCGCGTTCTCGTAAAAAAGTGAAGCAGGAAGATCAAACCGATCGTTTAACGAGCATCCGATTTAAGGAAGGCATTTGGTCCGGTCCTATTAATCCCGATTTGGCTGACAAAAACCTGACCACGATTGCCTTGTTCGGCGGAATTGGCAAGGATGCATCGGCGGATGGAGTCGCCGATCCGACCGATGATCATGATGCCATGTTCACGATGGCCTCTTATTTGATCAGTATTGGTTATGAGGAAGAAGACTTTCAAATCGCTCTATGGCGTTATTATCAGAATGATTCCGCGGTGAAGCGTATCCGGCAATTTGCCAAAATCTACAAAGCATTCGGACCGATCAATCCTACCGCCAGCGCATTTCCGCTTCCGATTAAAAGCATTTACACCTATCGCGATACGTGGGGAGACCGGCGTGGATGGGGCGGCCTTCGCATCCATGAAGGGACGGACCTGTTCGCCTCCTACGGCGTACCGGTTCGCAGTGTATGCTATGGAATCATAGAGACCAAGGGGTGGAATCCCTATGGCGGCTGGCGCATTGGCATTCGCGATCTGAATAATCGATATCATTACTACGCCCATCTGCAAGGATATGAGAAGAAGATCGAGATCGGCGACATGGTCACACCGGGTCAGGTCATCGGTTGGGTCGGTAGCAGCGGATATGGCCCACCGGGAACACAAGGGAGGTTTCCTCCGCATCTTCACTACGGGATTTATCGTGATACCGGGACCACAGAGTGGGCCTTCAACCCGTATCCCCTGCTTAAACAATGGGAAAAGGCCGAGCGCAGCCGCAGCAAATAA
- the yunB gene encoding sporulation protein YunB, which yields MWLIIVVITIFGFLQFYNYVEKHMKGPIMHLASIRVKQMATDAINEAITSQVANTDQVDRLIDWKMDGNGKVSGFMLNYSSHMKITSDTIATVRDTLEEVSHLSETIPLGQALGSPILASFGPRIPIKIEPQGDVKVDLSTRKQDAGINMILVEVYLRVKAELAVVVPFDMEPQSVETEIPVSYLLVVGDVPMYYYDSKGNPVGNQAGAPNIAIPAPNKTGEELPQEGNNSPIEEGTIPSTDGEQGNEQDTIPSSGH from the coding sequence TTGTGGCTAATCATCGTGGTGATCACCATATTCGGATTTTTACAGTTTTATAATTATGTCGAGAAGCATATGAAAGGGCCGATTATGCATTTGGCCAGTATCCGTGTGAAGCAGATGGCCACGGATGCGATCAATGAAGCGATCACTTCGCAGGTCGCGAATACGGATCAAGTCGACCGGTTGATCGATTGGAAGATGGATGGCAACGGGAAAGTGTCTGGGTTCATGTTGAACTATTCCTCCCACATGAAGATTACATCGGATACGATCGCAACAGTCCGCGACACATTGGAGGAAGTATCGCATTTGTCGGAGACGATTCCGCTGGGGCAAGCGTTAGGTAGTCCGATTCTAGCTTCATTCGGTCCGCGGATTCCGATCAAGATCGAGCCGCAAGGGGACGTGAAGGTCGATTTGAGCACCCGTAAACAGGATGCCGGCATTAATATGATCCTGGTGGAGGTATATTTGCGGGTCAAAGCGGAGCTGGCTGTCGTTGTTCCATTTGATATGGAGCCGCAATCTGTTGAGACCGAAATCCCTGTCTCTTACTTGCTCGTCGTCGGCGATGTTCCGATGTATTACTACGATAGCAAAGGCAATCCCGTAGGCAATCAAGCCGGGGCGCCTAATATTGCCATACCGGCTCCTAATAAAACAGGCGAGGAGCTGCCGCAGGAGGGCAACAACTCGCCTATAGAGGAGGGAACCATCCCCTCGACAGATGGGGAGCAGGGGAACGAGCAAGACACAATACCATCGTCGGGGCATTAA
- a CDS encoding FAD:protein FMN transferase: MRKHKFIVLSGLLITILTASFLFSLVNHRSISQMKKDPENLPVTKTFLKFDTVITIKLFGDKDADKHLQEIDQLLDRIDGQINMYNMQSVINQVNASAGKKAVTVPDETFRLVKKSMEYAHDTEGAFNPAIGALVKLWGIGNGGEHPPAEHLIEQAKSLSQYSDIELNENKSSIKLVKSGMSIDLGAIGKGYAADLIADYLRGEKVESALIDLGGSSITTIGSKPGGADWHIGIQEPDQLRGEDIGTIPLKNNTISTSGVYERYFVFDGIRYHHILDSKTGVPTRNGILSVTIIGGTAAAGDALTTAAIVKGLKEGISYLEKKTDTEGIFITEDKKIYITSGLHGKFKLTNPNYTLATLN, encoded by the coding sequence ATGAGAAAACATAAATTCATTGTATTGTCCGGACTTCTTATTACTATTCTAACAGCCTCATTCCTATTTTCACTAGTCAATCATCGCTCGATCAGCCAAATGAAGAAAGATCCTGAGAATCTCCCCGTGACAAAGACATTCTTGAAGTTTGATACGGTTATCACCATTAAACTATTCGGAGACAAAGACGCGGACAAGCATTTGCAAGAGATTGACCAGCTTTTAGATCGAATCGACGGTCAGATCAATATGTACAATATGCAAAGCGTAATTAATCAGGTAAATGCGTCGGCAGGAAAAAAAGCAGTCACTGTCCCAGACGAGACCTTTCGTTTGGTAAAAAAATCGATGGAGTACGCGCATGATACAGAAGGAGCTTTTAATCCAGCAATAGGCGCTCTGGTCAAGCTGTGGGGGATTGGGAATGGCGGAGAACATCCTCCAGCAGAACACCTCATTGAACAAGCAAAGTCCCTTAGTCAGTATTCCGATATTGAATTGAATGAGAATAAAAGTTCGATCAAGTTAGTCAAGTCAGGCATGTCTATTGATCTTGGGGCAATCGGGAAAGGTTATGCCGCCGATCTGATTGCAGACTATCTGCGTGGGGAGAAAGTAGAAAGTGCGTTGATTGATCTTGGAGGTAGCTCAATTACTACAATCGGCAGTAAACCCGGCGGAGCGGATTGGCATATAGGAATACAAGAACCAGACCAATTGCGTGGTGAAGACATCGGGACTATTCCGCTTAAGAATAATACGATCAGTACCTCCGGCGTCTATGAACGATATTTTGTTTTTGATGGAATTCGCTATCACCATATACTCGATTCAAAAACAGGAGTTCCCACACGCAATGGAATTCTTAGTGTGACGATCATTGGTGGCACAGCTGCAGCAGGGGATGCCTTAACTACAGCCGCAATTGTCAAAGGACTAAAAGAGGGAATCTCCTATTTGGAGAAAAAAACTGACACAGAGGGCATATTTATTACAGAGGATAAAAAGATCTATATAACTTCAGGGCTGCACGGAAAATTCAAACTAACCAATCCCAACTATACGCTTGCAACCTTAAATTAA
- a CDS encoding TrmH family RNA methyltransferase gives MEILSPQNARVKEWALLLEKKHRDKQHKYLIEGIHLVQEALRSGADIECICYEKENGIPAELSSAAAARLDVNWIAVSEAVIAKCSDTKTPQPVFAVLRKADEQVQMKSLLNKDRSLVVVLDGVQDPGNVGTIIRTADAVGADGIIVGSGSADIYSPKVIRSTMGSLFHLPILRSQLSEILPQAKEQGIRLAGTSLQAAVNCYEYDFTGPVWLLFGSEGGGLSEEVRALMDDGLIIPMRGQAESLNVAMAASVLLYEGLRQRYFN, from the coding sequence ATGGAAATTTTATCGCCGCAAAATGCCCGAGTGAAAGAGTGGGCGCTGCTGCTTGAGAAGAAGCATCGGGATAAGCAGCATAAATACTTGATCGAAGGTATCCATTTAGTTCAGGAGGCACTTCGTTCAGGTGCGGACATAGAGTGTATATGTTACGAGAAGGAGAACGGAATTCCGGCGGAGTTATCTTCGGCTGCTGCAGCGCGGCTTGATGTGAACTGGATCGCTGTGTCAGAGGCAGTGATCGCCAAGTGTAGCGATACAAAGACGCCTCAGCCGGTATTTGCCGTTCTGCGCAAAGCAGATGAGCAGGTGCAGATGAAGTCGCTGCTGAACAAGGATCGTAGCCTTGTTGTCGTGCTCGACGGAGTCCAGGATCCCGGCAATGTCGGCACAATTATTCGTACGGCGGATGCCGTGGGTGCTGATGGCATCATTGTCGGCTCAGGAAGCGCCGACATATATAGCCCCAAGGTGATTCGCTCCACGATGGGGTCATTATTCCATCTGCCGATTTTGCGCAGCCAGTTATCGGAAATCCTACCGCAAGCCAAGGAACAAGGCATTCGTCTTGCTGGCACAAGTCTGCAGGCGGCGGTTAATTGCTACGAATATGACTTCACCGGCCCTGTCTGGCTGCTGTTCGGCAGTGAAGGCGGTGGGCTTAGCGAAGAAGTCCGTGCGCTGATGGATGACGGACTGATCATCCCGATGCGCGGTCAGGCGGAATCGCTTAATGTGGCCATGGCTGCATCAGTGCTGTTGTATGAAGGGCTGCGGCAGCGGTATTTTAACTGA
- a CDS encoding potassium channel family protein — protein sequence MEKKQFAVIGMGRFGLSVASALSGMGFDVLAIDANEQRTQAVSNIVTHAVSADSTDEEALRALGIRNFDVVVVAIGQDIQASILTTLILKDLGGPLIVVKAQNELHGKVLNKIGADKVIYPERDMGLRVAHHLTSPNILDYIELSDEYSIAEMRATSGMLGQNLKELDVRAKFGCNVMAIKRGTKMNISPTADDRLEEGDILIIVGQKNDLTKLELAYAES from the coding sequence ATAGAAAAGAAGCAATTTGCCGTAATAGGTATGGGAAGATTTGGTCTTAGTGTCGCGAGTGCTCTTAGTGGCATGGGATTCGATGTTCTTGCAATCGATGCTAATGAACAAAGGACCCAGGCTGTATCCAATATTGTAACACATGCAGTATCCGCAGATTCTACGGACGAAGAAGCGCTGCGAGCGCTGGGCATCCGTAATTTTGATGTAGTTGTTGTGGCGATTGGCCAGGATATTCAGGCTAGTATACTCACTACTCTAATATTAAAAGATCTCGGGGGACCGCTAATCGTCGTAAAAGCGCAGAATGAGCTTCATGGTAAAGTGCTCAACAAGATCGGAGCCGATAAAGTCATTTACCCGGAAAGAGATATGGGACTTCGGGTAGCGCATCATCTAACTTCACCAAATATTCTGGACTATATTGAGTTATCAGATGAATATAGTATCGCCGAGATGCGGGCTACTTCTGGCATGCTTGGTCAGAACCTGAAGGAGCTGGACGTTCGGGCCAAATTCGGCTGTAACGTGATGGCGATCAAACGGGGGACGAAGATGAATATTTCACCTACAGCGGATGACCGTCTTGAGGAAGGCGATATTCTGATTATCGTAGGACAGAAGAACGATTTAACGAAGCTGGAACTGGCTTATGCAGAATCTTGA
- the sspI gene encoding small acid-soluble spore protein SspI, giving the protein MSIMLDLRQAVIYKVHGKDKEGLREMIEGSIDAQEAALPGLGVMFEIIWKNIDQTKQDELLDILNQQLAQMELKPLK; this is encoded by the coding sequence ATGTCAATTATGCTTGATCTGCGTCAGGCTGTCATTTACAAGGTACATGGCAAGGACAAAGAGGGGCTACGTGAGATGATCGAGGGCTCCATAGACGCCCAGGAAGCAGCGCTGCCCGGGCTTGGTGTCATGTTCGAGATCATCTGGAAGAACATCGATCAGACCAAGCAGGACGAATTACTCGACATTCTCAATCAGCAGCTTGCTCAAATGGAATTAAAGCCTTTGAAATAA
- a CDS encoding peptide chain release factor 3, producing MSKALEQELQQEVDKRRTFAIISHPDAGKTTLTEKLLLFGGAIRLAGSVKARKASKHATSDWMEIEKQRGISVTSSVMQFDYKGHRINILDTPGHQDFSEDTYRTLTAADSAVMLIDVAKGVEAQTIKLFQVCAKRGIPIFTFINKLDREGRSPFDLMEEIEQVLGIRSVPMNWPIGSGRELCGVYDRMNNQVELFQGDDHDHIEVKKVEDYNDPIIREMAGEYLHDQLCQDLELLDVAGDPFDLEKVKNGQLTPVFFGSAVNNFGVQTFLENFLQLAPKPEPRRSTDGPVEPTNEKFSGYVFKIQANMNPAHRDRIAFLRIVSGKFERGMSVKQMRTGKDVKLSQPQQFLAQDRDIVSEAYPGDIIGLFDPGIFRIGDSLSQGGGVTFAEMPTFSPEIFAKVTVKNALKHKQYQKGIDQLTEEGTIQVFTTVGFEDTLLGVVGQLQFEVFEYRMKNEYGVDVQLQRMPFQFARWIVAEKVDPSKFRINSTLVTDKKGNYVALFENEYAMRTAMEKNPDAKFQETAP from the coding sequence ATGAGCAAAGCATTGGAGCAAGAGCTGCAGCAGGAAGTGGATAAACGCAGAACGTTTGCAATCATTTCCCACCCGGACGCCGGGAAGACGACTTTAACTGAGAAATTGCTGCTGTTTGGGGGAGCGATCCGTCTAGCCGGTTCGGTTAAGGCACGTAAGGCAAGCAAGCATGCAACGAGTGACTGGATGGAGATTGAGAAGCAGCGGGGGATTTCTGTAACCTCTTCCGTAATGCAATTTGATTATAAAGGACATCGCATTAATATTCTGGATACTCCGGGTCACCAGGATTTTAGTGAGGATACGTATCGTACATTGACTGCCGCCGATAGCGCGGTCATGTTGATCGACGTGGCCAAAGGCGTCGAGGCGCAGACAATCAAGTTATTCCAGGTCTGTGCAAAGCGGGGAATCCCAATCTTTACATTTATTAATAAGCTGGACCGTGAAGGACGTAGTCCGTTTGATCTGATGGAGGAAATTGAACAGGTTCTAGGTATTCGTTCTGTACCGATGAACTGGCCAATCGGCTCTGGACGCGAACTGTGCGGTGTATACGACCGGATGAATAACCAGGTGGAGCTGTTCCAAGGAGACGATCACGATCATATTGAAGTGAAGAAGGTAGAAGACTACAATGATCCGATCATCCGTGAGATGGCTGGAGAATATTTGCATGATCAGCTATGCCAGGATCTCGAGTTGCTTGATGTAGCCGGCGATCCATTTGATCTGGAGAAAGTGAAGAATGGACAGCTTACTCCAGTATTTTTCGGCAGTGCGGTGAATAACTTCGGGGTACAGACCTTCTTGGAGAATTTCCTGCAGCTTGCACCTAAGCCTGAGCCGCGCCGCAGTACGGATGGACCTGTTGAGCCTACGAATGAGAAATTCTCGGGCTATGTGTTCAAGATCCAGGCGAACATGAACCCGGCCCACCGTGACCGGATTGCCTTCTTGCGCATTGTATCCGGCAAATTCGAACGCGGCATGTCGGTGAAGCAAATGAGAACCGGCAAGGACGTTAAGCTATCCCAGCCACAGCAATTTCTGGCCCAGGATCGGGATATTGTGAGCGAAGCTTATCCAGGGGATATTATCGGTCTCTTCGACCCGGGTATTTTCCGGATTGGGGATTCGTTAAGCCAGGGTGGGGGCGTTACATTTGCTGAGATGCCAACCTTCTCACCAGAGATATTTGCTAAAGTTACTGTAAAGAATGCATTGAAGCATAAGCAATACCAGAAGGGGATCGACCAGCTGACGGAAGAAGGGACGATCCAAGTATTCACAACCGTTGGGTTTGAGGATACGCTGTTGGGCGTTGTCGGACAGCTTCAGTTCGAAGTGTTCGAGTACAGAATGAAGAATGAATATGGTGTGGATGTACAATTACAGCGCATGCCATTTCAATTTGCACGCTGGATCGTAGCCGAGAAGGTGGATCCATCCAAATTCCGTATTAATTCAACGCTTGTAACGGATAAAAAGGGCAACTATGTGGCCCTGTTCGAGAATGAATATGCGATGCGGACGGCGATGGAGAAAAATCCAGATGCGAAGTTCCAGGAAACTGCTCCGTAA